One genomic segment of Pagrus major chromosome 13, Pma_NU_1.0 includes these proteins:
- the hmgn1b gene encoding non-histone chromosomal protein HMG-like: MPKRSSTDSQGDAVPKRRSLRLKDKPPTKAEAKPKPKKAPAKPKKAKEVEKAKPEEKAPEAPAENGEAKAEEEAPATDEAEQKDEAAE, encoded by the exons ACAGATTCTCAAGGTGACGCCGTT cccAAGAGGAGATCTCTCAGGTTGAAAGAC AAACCTCCAACTAAGGCAGAGGCCAAACCCAAGCCAAAG aagGCACCTGCAAAGCCTAAGAAAGCCAAGGAGGTGGAGAAGGCCAAGCCTGAGGAGAAAGCACCAGAGGCCCCTGCAGAGAATGGCGAAGCCAAAGCTGAGGAAGAG GCACCAGCTACAGACGAAGCTGAACAAAAAGACGAGGCAGCAGAATAA